A single genomic interval of Hyalangium ruber harbors:
- a CDS encoding serine/threonine protein kinase, producing the protein MRPKSVSEDPSLLLLPGTQVGDWRVEARQGQGSYGVVYRAVRVGLEDSGPVALKLAVYPGDPRFAREVGLLARTRHPSVPRLLGQGLWRHASGAEHPFFVMEWVEGTPLYTWAEQHSASCRQVLRLLAQVARALAATHAANAVHRDVKGANVLVRRSDGRAVLIDFGAGHFQEAHRLTWQSLPPGTVAYRSPQASLFLLASVRARDSYYPATPADDLFSLGVTAFRLVTGEYLPDMAPYQDEAESWHLLCPDPRPFLERTPQVHPRLREGILRLLSESPEARGTAAEFADALEAAVEQAGPEADLPLRTEQAPQPSPLPREQPLAPAPTPTRVLAWRPWLALATLGMLGILVGALQAVHARLERLAVRGQQSSASEVPDAGTAAVGDSAPTAPLASIHLPSKTEAMARDMPPKPLPGQTRPDEKGHCPGRKQVAINGACWGETLPMTAEECAENGWVYSQGRCYAPALTPPSKPPPTSSPPDFR; encoded by the coding sequence ATGCGCCCCAAGTCCGTCTCCGAGGACCCTTCCCTTCTCCTCCTCCCGGGAACTCAAGTGGGCGACTGGCGCGTGGAGGCTCGACAGGGCCAGGGCTCTTACGGCGTCGTCTACCGCGCCGTCCGGGTGGGCCTGGAAGACTCAGGCCCTGTGGCCCTCAAGCTGGCTGTGTACCCGGGGGATCCTCGCTTCGCGCGGGAGGTGGGACTGCTCGCTCGTACCCGCCACCCGAGCGTCCCGCGCTTGCTGGGCCAAGGGCTCTGGCGCCACGCCTCCGGAGCGGAGCACCCTTTCTTCGTCATGGAGTGGGTGGAGGGCACTCCGCTCTACACCTGGGCCGAGCAGCATTCCGCCTCCTGCAGGCAGGTGCTCCGACTGCTGGCCCAGGTGGCTCGCGCGCTTGCCGCCACCCATGCCGCCAATGCCGTCCACCGCGACGTCAAGGGCGCCAACGTCTTGGTGCGTCGCTCGGACGGCCGGGCAGTGCTCATCGACTTCGGCGCGGGCCACTTCCAGGAAGCCCACCGCCTCACGTGGCAATCCCTGCCTCCGGGCACTGTCGCCTACCGCTCTCCCCAGGCCAGCCTGTTCCTGCTGGCCTCCGTTCGTGCCCGCGATTCCTACTACCCGGCCACTCCGGCCGATGACTTGTTCTCCCTGGGCGTCACGGCCTTCCGCCTCGTCACGGGCGAGTACCTCCCGGACATGGCGCCCTATCAGGATGAGGCGGAGTCCTGGCACCTGCTGTGCCCGGATCCGCGGCCCTTCCTGGAGCGCACTCCCCAAGTACACCCACGGCTGCGGGAGGGGATCCTCCGCCTCCTCTCGGAGTCTCCCGAGGCCCGTGGCACGGCGGCGGAGTTCGCCGACGCTCTGGAAGCCGCCGTGGAGCAAGCGGGCCCGGAGGCCGATCTCCCTCTGCGCACCGAGCAGGCACCGCAGCCTTCGCCCTTGCCCCGTGAGCAACCCCTTGCCCCCGCACCAACCCCGACGCGAGTCCTGGCGTGGAGACCCTGGCTGGCCCTGGCCACGCTGGGGATGCTCGGGATCCTCGTGGGGGCCTTGCAGGCAGTGCATGCACGACTCGAGCGGCTGGCCGTGCGCGGGCAGCAGTCCTCTGCTTCCGAGGTGCCCGATGCGGGCACTGCCGCCGTGGGGGACTCCGCGCCAACCGCTCCCCTGGCCTCCATCCATCTCCCCTCCAAGACGGAGGCCATGGCCCGGGACATGCCTCCCAAGCCTCTTCCCGGGCAGACCCGACCCGACGAGAAGGGCCACTGCCCAGGCCGCAAGCAGGTGGCCATCAACGGAGCCTGCTGGGGGGAGACCCTCCCGATGACTGCCGAGGAGTGCGCGGAGAACGGCTGGGTGTACAGCCAAGGCCGGTGCTACGCCCCTGCCCTCACTCCGCCCAGCAAGCCTCCGCCCACATCGAGCCCGCCGGACTTCCGCTGA
- a CDS encoding S8 family serine peptidase encodes MKKLIVNLAALNLIACGGAQFEGEEEQVQEFDVTQLALKADANGKIPGYYVVRMKEGVDAATVAKGHGVSTNFIYKSALKGFAGPLTEAQVRKLQQDEMVASVELDGLVEVNAQTIPYGISNIGATTNSTLAGNGSGAVTGATVFVIDTGIASHADLNLVGHVNYAGGKNTDCHGHGTHVAGTVGAKDDANYVVGVAPGIPVFGVKVLNCQGSGTNSGVIAGMDYVAASTVARKVANMSLGGGFAQDVNNAAANMVNNNVAVAVAAGNDGANASTKSPASEPSVLTVAAHDSNNVNASWSNFGTVVDLSAPGVSVLSLSRTGGTATMSGTSMASPHVAGALALYRAQNQSATGAQAMSAVKANTSGTSSGGFGRLYVGNW; translated from the coding sequence ATGAAGAAGCTGATCGTGAACCTGGCGGCCCTCAACCTGATCGCGTGCGGCGGTGCGCAGTTCGAGGGTGAGGAGGAGCAGGTTCAGGAGTTCGACGTCACCCAGCTGGCGCTGAAGGCGGACGCGAACGGCAAGATCCCGGGCTACTACGTGGTCCGGATGAAGGAGGGCGTGGACGCGGCGACGGTCGCCAAGGGCCACGGCGTATCGACCAACTTCATCTACAAGTCCGCGCTCAAGGGCTTCGCGGGTCCGCTGACCGAGGCCCAGGTGCGCAAGCTGCAGCAGGACGAGATGGTGGCCTCCGTGGAGCTGGACGGCCTGGTCGAGGTCAACGCGCAGACCATCCCGTACGGCATCAGCAACATCGGCGCGACCACCAACTCCACGTTGGCGGGTAACGGCTCGGGCGCCGTCACCGGCGCGACGGTGTTCGTCATCGACACCGGTATCGCCAGCCACGCGGACCTGAACCTGGTCGGCCACGTGAACTACGCGGGCGGCAAGAACACCGACTGCCACGGCCACGGCACGCACGTCGCGGGCACCGTGGGCGCCAAGGACGACGCCAACTACGTGGTCGGCGTAGCCCCCGGCATCCCCGTGTTCGGCGTGAAGGTGCTCAACTGCCAGGGCTCCGGCACCAACTCGGGCGTGATCGCCGGCATGGACTACGTGGCCGCCAGCACCGTGGCCCGCAAGGTCGCCAACATGTCGCTGGGTGGCGGCTTCGCCCAGGACGTGAACAACGCCGCGGCGAACATGGTGAACAACAACGTGGCGGTGGCCGTGGCCGCCGGCAACGACGGCGCGAACGCCTCCACCAAGTCGCCCGCCAGCGAGCCCTCGGTGCTCACCGTGGCGGCGCACGACTCCAACAACGTCAACGCCTCGTGGAGCAACTTCGGCACCGTGGTCGACCTGTCGGCCCCGGGCGTGAGCGTGCTGTCGCTGTCGCGCACCGGCGGTACCGCCACCATGAGCGGCACCTCGATGGCCTCGCCGCACGTGGCGGGCGCGCTGGCGCTCTACCGCGCGCAGAACCAGTCGGCCACGGGTGCTCAGGCCATGAGCGCGGTGAAGGCCAACACCTCGGGCACCAGCTCGGGCGGCTTCGGCCGCCTGTACGTCGGCAACTGGTAG
- the icmH gene encoding type IVB secretion system protein IcmH/DotU has product MDRLNIITKDCFGALLQIRQAEPNSLPAPEQVQQRLRKFINDMMRKGSNEGLSRQDVDDIAYALVALADELAVNKSDEFREYWLANLLQFQFFKENRAGEGFFNKLQEVRKDPQRLETLRAYYLCLIFGFQGRYRVRGGELELMKLIEELQRELAHSYKFDTETLSPSGERPASNLKATKRTLPLVAISAGVVVFSLLVYGGLRLGLSSSVSSLVEEIEASSATSPTPAAKP; this is encoded by the coding sequence ATGGATCGGCTGAACATCATCACCAAGGACTGCTTCGGCGCGCTGCTGCAGATCCGCCAGGCAGAGCCCAACAGCCTGCCCGCGCCCGAGCAGGTGCAGCAGCGCCTGCGCAAGTTCATCAACGACATGATGCGCAAGGGCTCGAACGAGGGCCTGAGCCGGCAGGACGTGGATGACATCGCCTACGCGCTGGTGGCGCTGGCCGATGAGCTGGCCGTGAACAAGTCCGACGAGTTCCGGGAGTACTGGCTCGCCAACCTGCTGCAGTTCCAGTTCTTCAAGGAGAACCGCGCGGGCGAGGGCTTCTTCAACAAGCTCCAGGAGGTGCGCAAGGATCCGCAGCGCCTGGAGACGCTGCGCGCCTACTACCTGTGCCTCATCTTCGGCTTCCAGGGGCGCTACCGGGTGCGTGGCGGCGAGCTGGAGCTGATGAAGCTGATCGAGGAGCTGCAGCGAGAGCTCGCCCACTCCTACAAGTTCGACACGGAGACGCTGTCGCCCAGCGGCGAGCGGCCCGCGAGCAACCTCAAGGCGACCAAGCGCACGCTGCCGCTGGTGGCCATCTCCGCGGGCGTCGTCGTCTTCTCGCTGCTCGTCTACGGCGGCCTGCGTCTCGGCCTGAGCAGCAGCGTCTCCTCGCTCGTCGAGGAGATCGAGGCGTCCTCGGCCACTTCTCCCACCCCCGCCGCGAAGCCCTGA
- the tssM gene encoding type VI secretion system membrane subunit TssM produces the protein MIKYILGALVAAVLWAVVIVFQLPIWIGIAATTLIILVLIAIVAVRHLKAAKAAGDIEKALAAQASAEAQGARPDLQEEVQAMQAEFTKAIAALKTSKLARGRGGKEALSVLPWYMIIGPPGSGKSTALRNSGIKFPYLSSRGGGVKGVGGTRNCEWWLTNEAVILDTAGRYTTEDEDRDEWFSFLDMLKRNRAKKPVNGLIVAVSVGDIIGIDEEETVQLAQRLRERVDEVMERLKMIVPVYLMFTKCDLLAGFVDIFGDLAKSERGQIWGFTVPVMEKGEDLGEVFREKFDEMAEVVEQRSIQRVGDERHPETRERIYRFPQQFEGLKDNIAAMVQALFAENVYQDTPVMRGVYFTSGTQEGSPIDRVMNAMADAFGIRRSLPSNSKPAVEARSYFLRDVFGNVIFPDQDLAVVSTAENQRLKQMQYAYAGGALLVAVLILLFPTIAFFKNRALIQDTRDIFQAQLNSAENTSTASIAVEDLRVLRSRIDELRKNEEDGPPTGMRFGMYRGGVLFEPLSKFYGAAVRRTFVEPVLQQDFKDLSAFGRKYEGDESEKPDEREYARYFSLLKLNLFLTGPRTEAEPAIGEAERAWIVANVVSRWANRSGFAESAERQRLLGEHLDLYVNLLAQNPSLAFTRNDKVISDARVALSRLPFDQLLLNQIIADVGGDFNLKLSSMLGGTTSNIKSKGLIRGAFTRKGWDALVRDRLESPLQNADLWVLGKDTKNSTDAEIDKLLNSLESRYFEQYITEWQTFLDSIDVARPGSSAEVLAALEELTRGKPPPLARLFQAVGYNSKLPTKKSTDDVGEDLIKTLKDKIQKSSNRNRQIVDVGSKFLPAPEESGEIQYTALHVQAAFDTLVKFGVPPPPPSPESPPESVQLDLYQEQLVFVRDALRQFLENPSEGKALNSRLATARVQVQALVNGQEDPNIRPVLGKLLMPPLEASSSLANREAGTAINQSWCSEIVDAFKRNLANRYPFNRNGHDASLADVGEFYRPTSGTVWGFFDTSLKEDVRRAGDKFQFIKKLGSTPLQPSLLTFLKRSYDISTSMFVPNGSEPVMKFSISIRPSPALSSITFSVDGQEVVYKNEPERWTKFSWPGDGKKSGAQIKVRNPRGQLEELERDGEWGLFRLMEEGAAQMDKGARVFSMKWKMPSTNAEVVIDFKPERTATPFFGTSPSPGTGMLQPFRVAGVAPPKTIGKGSGCSE, from the coding sequence ATGATCAAGTACATCCTCGGCGCGCTGGTGGCAGCGGTCCTCTGGGCGGTCGTCATCGTGTTCCAGTTGCCGATCTGGATCGGCATCGCCGCCACCACGCTCATCATCCTGGTGTTGATCGCGATCGTCGCGGTCCGCCACCTCAAGGCCGCCAAGGCCGCTGGCGACATCGAGAAGGCGCTGGCGGCTCAGGCCAGCGCGGAGGCCCAAGGCGCCCGGCCCGACCTGCAGGAAGAAGTGCAGGCGATGCAGGCCGAGTTCACCAAGGCCATCGCCGCGCTGAAGACCTCGAAGCTGGCGCGGGGCCGGGGCGGCAAGGAGGCTCTCTCGGTCCTGCCCTGGTACATGATCATCGGCCCGCCGGGCTCCGGGAAGAGCACGGCGCTGCGCAACTCGGGCATCAAGTTCCCGTACCTCTCCTCGCGCGGCGGCGGCGTGAAGGGCGTGGGCGGTACGCGCAACTGCGAGTGGTGGCTCACCAACGAGGCCGTCATCCTCGACACCGCCGGTCGCTACACCACCGAGGATGAGGACCGGGACGAGTGGTTCAGCTTCCTGGACATGCTCAAGCGCAACCGCGCGAAGAAGCCGGTCAACGGCCTCATCGTCGCGGTGAGCGTGGGCGACATCATCGGCATCGACGAGGAGGAGACGGTCCAACTGGCGCAGCGGCTGCGCGAGCGCGTGGACGAGGTGATGGAGCGATTGAAGATGATCGTTCCGGTCTACCTCATGTTCACCAAGTGCGACCTGCTGGCCGGCTTCGTGGACATCTTCGGAGACCTCGCCAAGAGCGAGCGCGGGCAGATCTGGGGCTTCACCGTTCCGGTGATGGAGAAGGGTGAGGACCTGGGCGAGGTGTTCCGGGAGAAGTTCGACGAGATGGCGGAGGTGGTGGAGCAGCGCTCCATCCAGCGCGTGGGCGACGAGCGTCACCCGGAGACGCGCGAGCGCATCTACCGCTTCCCGCAGCAGTTCGAGGGGCTCAAGGACAACATCGCGGCGATGGTGCAGGCGCTGTTCGCCGAGAACGTGTACCAGGACACCCCGGTGATGCGCGGGGTGTACTTCACCAGCGGCACGCAGGAGGGCAGCCCGATCGATCGCGTGATGAACGCGATGGCGGACGCCTTCGGCATCCGGCGCTCGCTGCCGTCCAACTCCAAGCCCGCGGTGGAGGCGCGCAGCTACTTCCTGCGCGACGTGTTCGGCAACGTCATCTTCCCGGATCAGGATCTCGCCGTGGTGAGCACGGCCGAGAACCAGCGCCTGAAGCAGATGCAGTACGCGTACGCGGGCGGAGCCCTGCTGGTGGCGGTGCTCATCCTGCTGTTCCCGACGATCGCCTTCTTCAAGAACCGGGCGCTCATCCAGGACACGCGCGACATCTTCCAGGCACAGCTGAACAGCGCGGAGAACACCTCCACGGCCTCTATCGCGGTGGAGGACCTCCGGGTCCTGCGCTCGCGCATCGACGAGCTGCGCAAGAACGAGGAGGACGGGCCTCCCACGGGCATGCGCTTCGGCATGTACCGGGGTGGGGTGCTCTTCGAGCCGCTGAGCAAGTTCTACGGCGCCGCCGTCCGGCGCACCTTCGTCGAGCCGGTGCTGCAGCAGGACTTCAAGGACCTGTCGGCCTTTGGCAGGAAGTACGAGGGCGATGAATCCGAGAAGCCCGACGAGCGCGAGTACGCGCGCTACTTCAGCCTGCTCAAGCTGAACCTGTTCCTGACGGGACCGCGCACGGAGGCAGAGCCGGCGATTGGCGAGGCGGAGCGTGCCTGGATCGTCGCCAACGTCGTGTCCCGCTGGGCCAACCGCTCTGGGTTCGCCGAGAGCGCCGAGCGCCAGCGTCTGCTCGGCGAGCACCTGGATCTGTACGTGAACCTGCTGGCGCAGAACCCCTCGCTGGCCTTCACGCGCAACGACAAGGTCATCAGCGATGCGCGGGTCGCGCTGTCGCGGCTGCCGTTCGACCAGCTGCTGCTCAACCAGATCATCGCGGACGTGGGCGGCGACTTCAATTTGAAGCTCTCCAGCATGCTGGGAGGCACCACCTCCAACATCAAGTCGAAGGGACTGATCCGGGGCGCCTTCACCCGCAAGGGCTGGGACGCGCTGGTTCGCGATCGGCTGGAGTCTCCGCTGCAGAACGCGGACCTGTGGGTGCTCGGCAAGGACACCAAGAACTCGACCGACGCGGAGATCGACAAGCTGCTCAATTCGCTCGAGTCGCGCTACTTCGAGCAGTACATCACCGAGTGGCAGACCTTCCTGGACTCGATCGACGTGGCGCGGCCGGGCTCGAGCGCCGAGGTGCTCGCGGCGCTGGAGGAGCTCACGCGCGGCAAGCCGCCTCCGCTGGCGCGCCTGTTCCAGGCGGTCGGCTACAACAGCAAGTTGCCGACGAAGAAGTCCACGGATGACGTAGGCGAGGACCTGATCAAGACGCTCAAGGACAAGATCCAGAAGAGCTCCAACCGGAACCGCCAGATCGTGGATGTCGGCAGCAAGTTCCTGCCCGCGCCCGAGGAGAGTGGGGAGATCCAGTACACGGCGCTGCACGTGCAGGCCGCGTTCGACACGCTGGTGAAGTTCGGCGTGCCTCCGCCGCCTCCCTCGCCCGAGTCGCCGCCCGAGTCCGTGCAGCTCGACCTGTACCAGGAGCAACTGGTGTTCGTGCGCGACGCGCTCCGCCAGTTCCTGGAGAACCCCTCGGAGGGCAAGGCGTTGAACTCCCGGCTGGCCACGGCTCGCGTCCAGGTCCAGGCGCTCGTCAACGGTCAGGAGGACCCCAACATCCGGCCCGTGCTCGGCAAGCTGCTGATGCCGCCGCTGGAGGCCTCCTCCTCGCTCGCCAACCGCGAGGCGGGAACGGCGATCAACCAGAGCTGGTGCAGCGAGATCGTCGACGCGTTCAAGCGCAACCTGGCCAACCGCTACCCGTTCAACCGCAACGGGCATGACGCGTCGCTGGCCGACGTGGGTGAGTTCTACCGCCCCACCAGCGGCACGGTCTGGGGCTTCTTCGATACCTCGCTCAAGGAGGATGTGCGGCGGGCGGGCGACAAGTTCCAGTTCATCAAGAAGCTGGGCAGCACTCCGCTCCAGCCGAGCCTGCTCACTTTCCTGAAGCGCTCGTACGACATCTCCACCTCCATGTTCGTGCCCAATGGCTCCGAACCGGTGATGAAGTTCTCGATCAGCATCCGGCCCTCGCCGGCGCTGTCCTCCATCACCTTCTCGGTGGATGGCCAGGAGGTCGTCTACAAGAACGAGCCCGAGCGCTGGACGAAGTTCTCCTGGCCGGGCGACGGCAAGAAGTCCGGCGCCCAGATCAAGGTGCGCAACCCGCGCGGCCAGCTCGAGGAGCTCGAGCGCGATGGCGAGTGGGGCCTCTTCCGGCTCATGGAGGAGGGCGCGGCGCAGATGGACAAGGGCGCGCGGGTGTTCTCCATGAAGTGGAAGATGCCCAGCACCAACGCCGAGGTGGTGATCGACTTCAAGCCCGAGCGCACCGCCACTCCGTTCTTCGGCACCTCTCCGTCGCCGGGCACGGGGATGCTGCAGCCGTTCCGCGTGGCGGGCGTGGCGCCTCCGAAGACCATTGGAAAGGGTTCAGGATGCTCGGAGTGA
- the tssK gene encoding type VI secretion system baseplate subunit TssK encodes MMKIPQRVVWSEGMFMNPQHLQQADVYHESLLAARLGAMTPYDWGVVEMEVDEKALSAGQFQLLRFFGILPDGLPVRFERGQQEEPQARPIEEHFGAAKKSLDVFLGVARERDGVASYGNPDESATSPRFSVVSRSVPDLITTESVVPVAFAQRNIRFLFGTEPREDYEVIKIAELMRDKTGAVALSPTYIPPSTRISASPYVLASLRQLLKSMYGKQRELSDTRRHRDEASLEFTAADVTKFLQLSALNGLIPQVAHGVEAADMSPQLLYLLLCQAAGQLSTFSADGDPSNLPKFQYTNLRVTFEGLFQRLETLLRSVATEQGVAIALESRKDGMHLGRLEDERLQRCTQFILAVRSELPEKQVADELPNLSKIASWDEIHNIIQAATPGVPLNVTFRPPPEVPVKPKVVYFSLDITDRYWKDAVKDQTLAIYLPPPFEPARTKLELTGVPGKKDTKGR; translated from the coding sequence ATGATGAAGATTCCGCAGCGTGTCGTGTGGTCCGAGGGGATGTTCATGAATCCCCAGCACCTGCAGCAGGCGGACGTGTACCACGAGTCCCTGCTGGCGGCCCGGTTGGGGGCGATGACGCCCTACGACTGGGGCGTGGTGGAGATGGAGGTGGATGAGAAGGCGCTGTCGGCGGGCCAGTTCCAGTTGCTGCGCTTCTTCGGAATCCTCCCGGACGGGCTGCCGGTGCGCTTCGAGCGCGGCCAGCAGGAGGAGCCGCAGGCCCGGCCCATCGAGGAGCACTTCGGCGCGGCGAAGAAGTCGCTGGACGTGTTTCTGGGCGTGGCGCGCGAGCGTGACGGCGTGGCCAGCTACGGCAACCCGGACGAGTCCGCCACCTCGCCGCGCTTCAGCGTGGTGAGCCGCTCGGTGCCGGACCTCATCACCACCGAGTCGGTGGTGCCGGTGGCCTTCGCCCAGCGCAACATCCGCTTCCTGTTCGGCACCGAGCCGCGCGAGGACTACGAGGTCATCAAGATCGCCGAGCTGATGCGGGACAAGACGGGCGCGGTGGCGCTGTCGCCCACGTACATCCCGCCGAGTACGCGCATCTCCGCCTCGCCGTACGTGCTGGCGAGCCTGCGGCAGCTGCTCAAGTCCATGTACGGCAAGCAGCGCGAGCTGTCGGACACGCGGCGCCACCGGGACGAGGCCTCGCTGGAGTTCACCGCCGCGGACGTGACGAAGTTCCTGCAGCTCAGCGCGCTCAACGGGCTCATCCCCCAGGTGGCCCACGGGGTGGAGGCCGCGGACATGTCGCCGCAGCTGCTCTACCTGCTCTTGTGCCAGGCGGCGGGGCAGCTCTCCACGTTCTCGGCGGACGGGGACCCGTCCAACCTGCCGAAGTTCCAGTACACCAACCTGCGCGTCACCTTCGAGGGCCTGTTCCAGCGGCTGGAGACGCTGCTGCGCTCGGTGGCGACGGAGCAGGGCGTGGCGATCGCATTGGAGTCGCGCAAGGACGGCATGCACCTGGGCCGCCTGGAGGACGAGCGGCTGCAGCGCTGCACGCAGTTCATCCTCGCGGTGCGCAGCGAGCTGCCGGAGAAGCAGGTGGCCGACGAGCTGCCGAACCTCTCGAAGATCGCCAGCTGGGATGAGATCCACAACATCATCCAGGCGGCCACGCCGGGCGTGCCGCTGAACGTGACGTTCCGGCCTCCGCCCGAGGTGCCGGTCAAGCCGAAGGTCGTCTACTTCTCGCTCGATATCACCGATCGTTACTGGAAGGACGCGGTCAAGGATCAGACGCTGGCCATCTACCTGCCGCCTCCCTTCGAGCCCGCGCGCACCAAGCTGGAGCTGACAGGTGTGCCGGGTAAGAAAGACACGAAGGGGCGCTGA
- the tagF gene encoding type VI secretion system-associated protein TagF, which translates to MNRGNPVALLGKAPCQGDFIRWNASDPVSQQFHRWLEEGHEAVRRGNVLLPAEPIHFLFTMAGGRQGLMGMMAPSSDKVGRIFPLAVYVPADLASLAGHTAPLLPGSHQAFFAAARQLLADAATLSADELNKRVEALGAHAEGDSGDAEDYRRKAQLAPASSLVKQFTSDGAAPGAQYYAFRTFMTACSAEKGKEPSKPGVTLDCPFSEETGPYPWVELARRLLQWRSTPPSLFWHYGPSPRLLLSLGPPASSALMHLAKLDHSSRNLWPLRTKQPNAIESAKQALSASQRRAIEDDGVTTEALLSAFGG; encoded by the coding sequence GTGAACCGAGGCAACCCGGTGGCCTTGTTGGGCAAGGCTCCCTGCCAGGGAGACTTCATCCGCTGGAACGCGAGCGATCCTGTCTCGCAGCAGTTCCACCGGTGGCTGGAGGAGGGGCACGAGGCCGTCCGCCGAGGCAACGTCCTGCTGCCCGCCGAGCCCATCCACTTCCTCTTCACCATGGCGGGTGGCCGCCAGGGGCTCATGGGGATGATGGCGCCCAGCAGCGACAAGGTGGGCCGCATCTTCCCGCTCGCCGTCTATGTGCCGGCGGACCTCGCCTCGCTGGCGGGCCACACGGCTCCGCTGCTGCCCGGCTCGCACCAGGCCTTCTTCGCGGCGGCCCGGCAGCTGCTCGCTGACGCGGCTACGCTGTCGGCGGACGAGCTGAACAAGCGGGTGGAGGCGCTTGGGGCCCATGCGGAAGGGGACTCGGGTGACGCGGAAGACTACCGGCGCAAGGCGCAGCTGGCGCCCGCCTCCAGCCTGGTGAAGCAGTTCACCTCGGATGGGGCAGCGCCGGGCGCGCAGTACTACGCCTTCCGCACCTTCATGACGGCGTGCTCGGCCGAGAAGGGCAAGGAGCCCTCCAAGCCGGGTGTGACGCTGGACTGTCCCTTCTCGGAGGAGACGGGGCCCTACCCGTGGGTGGAGCTGGCGCGCCGGCTGCTGCAGTGGCGCTCCACGCCGCCGAGCCTCTTCTGGCACTACGGGCCGAGCCCGAGGCTGTTGCTGTCGCTGGGGCCGCCGGCCTCCTCGGCGCTGATGCACCTGGCCAAGCTCGATCACTCCAGCAGGAACCTGTGGCCGCTGCGCACGAAGCAACCCAACGCCATCGAGTCCGCGAAACAGGCGCTGTCCGCTTCACAGCGGCGCGCAATCGAGGATGATGGTGTCACGACGGAGGCCCTGCTCAGCGCATTCGGCGGCTGA
- the tssJ gene encoding type VI secretion system lipoprotein TssJ, producing the protein MLAWGWQQVSDSQGERGRRLAIALGLMVLMGACAHSAPPPEPCKEPPPFSVLLEASERLNPDDKGNSLATIVQVLQLKDIRRLEASEFQDVWQKPKEVLEEDLLATDELTLEPGQELTRQLSRDPKANFIVVFGVFRRPAGQVWRSIQRLPEVTPELCAAAKKPGQPVAPMHFYIEDYRVEARGRAGGR; encoded by the coding sequence ATGCTGGCCTGGGGGTGGCAGCAGGTGTCGGACAGCCAGGGTGAGCGCGGACGCCGGTTGGCGATCGCGCTGGGTCTCATGGTGCTGATGGGAGCGTGTGCGCACTCGGCGCCGCCCCCGGAGCCCTGCAAGGAGCCTCCTCCGTTCTCCGTGCTCCTCGAGGCCAGCGAGCGCCTCAACCCGGACGACAAGGGCAACTCCCTGGCGACGATCGTCCAGGTGCTCCAGCTCAAGGACATCCGCCGTCTGGAGGCCTCCGAGTTCCAAGACGTGTGGCAGAAGCCCAAGGAGGTGCTCGAGGAGGATCTGCTCGCCACGGATGAGCTGACCCTGGAGCCGGGCCAGGAGCTGACGCGGCAGCTGTCGCGCGATCCGAAGGCGAACTTCATCGTGGTGTTCGGCGTGTTCCGTCGGCCGGCGGGGCAGGTGTGGCGCTCCATCCAGCGGCTGCCCGAGGTGACGCCCGAGCTGTGCGCGGCGGCGAAGAAGCCGGGGCAGCCGGTGGCGCCGATGCACTTCTACATCGAGGACTACCGAGTCGAGGCCCGGGGCAGGGCGGGGGGGCGATGA